In one Sporomusa sphaeroides DSM 2875 genomic region, the following are encoded:
- the waaF gene encoding lipopolysaccharide heptosyltransferase II produces the protein MSYHNILIVKLSAIGDCIHALPVASALKACYPEARITWIVEKPAYDLLTNNPNIDEIIIFDKAQCKTPGGFFSYVPGLASTLRKQRFDLVLDLQGLFKSAAIAYLSGAPKRLVYCNAREFSDKISQKVCGPNSAGHVVDRYLDVVRAVGCHITEPEFTVTITEKEAVLTQAIAKQAGLDITKPYVVLIPGTNWPNKCWPPGHFAQLAEKLFEKQIIPVFVGTHADKTAMDEIIANMTIPPVDLTGKTTLKQLAYILKNAKTVVAGDTGPMHLAAAMNTPVIALFGPTDSLRNGPYGDNHQVLTVSHACQGCWKRKCPQAIDCMAEIAPAAVFQAVKNFIKV, from the coding sequence TTGAGCTATCACAACATTCTTATTGTCAAACTAAGCGCCATCGGTGATTGCATTCACGCCTTGCCGGTGGCGTCAGCCTTAAAAGCCTGTTACCCTGAGGCCCGCATTACCTGGATAGTGGAGAAACCGGCTTATGATTTGTTGACTAATAACCCCAATATCGATGAAATTATTATTTTTGATAAAGCCCAATGCAAAACTCCGGGCGGCTTCTTCAGCTATGTTCCCGGTTTGGCTAGTACATTGCGTAAACAGCGGTTTGACCTTGTCCTCGACCTGCAGGGCTTATTTAAGAGTGCGGCAATTGCGTATTTGAGCGGCGCACCCAAGCGGCTTGTGTACTGCAATGCCCGGGAATTCAGCGACAAAATAAGTCAAAAAGTCTGCGGGCCGAACAGCGCCGGTCATGTTGTTGACCGCTATCTCGATGTTGTCAGAGCAGTAGGCTGCCACATTACTGAGCCGGAATTTACCGTAACTATTACCGAAAAGGAAGCTGTTTTGACGCAAGCTATCGCTAAACAAGCCGGACTGGACATAACGAAACCCTATGTCGTACTAATTCCGGGAACCAATTGGCCGAACAAATGCTGGCCGCCGGGACATTTTGCCCAATTAGCCGAAAAGCTATTTGAAAAGCAAATAATCCCCGTCTTTGTTGGCACCCATGCCGATAAAACCGCTATGGATGAAATTATTGCCAACATGACAATTCCGCCGGTGGACTTAACAGGTAAAACCACTCTGAAGCAGTTAGCCTATATTCTTAAAAACGCCAAGACCGTTGTTGCCGGTGACACCGGGCCCATGCACCTGGCGGCAGCGATGAATACTCCGGTAATCGCGTTATTTGGCCCGACGGACTCATTAAGAAATGGGCCTTATGGAGACAATCATCAGGTATTGACAGTAAGCCACGCATGTCAGGGATGCTGGAAAAGAAAGTGTCCGCAAGCCATTGATTGTATGGCTGAGATAGCGCCTGCGGCGGTTTTTCAAGCCGTTAAGAACTTTATAAAAGTGTAG
- the rfaE2 gene encoding D-glycero-beta-D-manno-heptose 1-phosphate adenylyltransferase, with translation MKIITRADIAAIARNIKAAGKTIVFTNGCFDILHAGHVRYLAAARALGDCLIVGLNSDQSVRNLKGPARPVNCQEDRAEVLAALAAVDYVVIFQETTAENIVTEIKPDIYAKGGDYTIEKLPESKIVAAQGGRTVLVPEVPGRSSSNIISRMNDYNGTEK, from the coding sequence ATGAAGATCATCACCAGAGCAGATATAGCGGCAATTGCCAGGAACATAAAGGCAGCCGGTAAAACCATAGTTTTTACTAACGGCTGCTTCGATATACTTCACGCCGGACATGTCCGCTATCTCGCGGCTGCCCGCGCTTTAGGCGACTGCCTTATCGTCGGCCTCAACAGCGACCAATCGGTACGCAATCTCAAAGGCCCTGCCAGACCGGTTAATTGCCAGGAAGACAGGGCTGAAGTACTGGCTGCTTTGGCTGCTGTGGATTATGTAGTTATCTTTCAAGAGACCACTGCCGAAAATATTGTGACCGAGATAAAACCTGATATCTACGCCAAAGGCGGCGACTATACCATCGAAAAATTACCTGAAAGCAAAATTGTCGCCGCCCAGGGTGGCCGTACGGTACTGGTACCTGAGGTGCCTGGACGGTCGTCAAGTAATATCATTAGCAGGATGAACGATTATAACGGCACTGAAAAGTGA
- a CDS encoding bifunctional heptose 7-phosphate kinase/heptose 1-phosphate adenyltransferase: MSQHLARLIDNFQNKKIMVIGDMVADIYLEGKISRISREAPVLILEHCGETVVPGGAANAVHNAVTLGGQVHAVGIIGGDNAGQQLTQVLNSKNVNTQGFIIDTSRPTITKTRVMAGGQATVRQQVVRIDCECKRALAAGIEQQLLGYVRENIRNMDAVVMSDYGGFSVSPDLKKMVIEACNQTGIPSMVDSRYNIMDYKGIKLVKQNESEAASAVDFAVHDQKSLSKAGQLLLERLAAQAVLITQGPEGMTLFERSGSVSHIPVSNKSEVYDVTGAGDTVVVTMMLALAAGASYYDAACLANLAAGVVVRKPGTATATPAELRTAIGEYTQ, encoded by the coding sequence GTGTCCCAACACTTAGCCCGGCTTATAGACAACTTCCAAAATAAAAAAATCATGGTCATTGGCGACATGGTAGCCGATATCTATCTGGAAGGAAAAATCTCCCGCATTTCCAGGGAGGCACCTGTCCTCATTCTTGAGCACTGCGGCGAAACAGTGGTTCCCGGTGGTGCGGCCAATGCTGTTCATAATGCGGTAACCTTAGGAGGACAGGTGCATGCTGTCGGCATCATTGGCGGCGACAACGCCGGTCAGCAGCTTACTCAAGTCTTAAATAGCAAAAACGTCAATACTCAGGGATTTATTATTGATACCTCCCGTCCCACTATTACGAAAACCAGGGTAATGGCGGGCGGGCAGGCAACTGTGCGTCAGCAGGTTGTCCGGATTGACTGTGAATGCAAGCGAGCACTGGCCGCTGGTATTGAGCAACAGCTCCTCGGCTATGTCCGGGAAAATATCCGCAATATGGATGCCGTAGTCATGAGTGACTACGGCGGTTTCTCCGTTTCTCCGGACTTAAAAAAAATGGTTATTGAAGCCTGTAACCAGACAGGGATACCCTCAATGGTGGACTCTCGTTATAACATTATGGACTATAAGGGCATTAAGCTGGTTAAGCAGAATGAATCAGAAGCGGCCAGTGCCGTGGATTTTGCCGTCCATGACCAAAAATCGCTCAGTAAGGCTGGGCAACTTCTGCTTGAGCGGCTTGCTGCTCAAGCTGTATTAATTACCCAAGGTCCGGAAGGCATGACTTTGTTTGAACGCTCCGGCTCAGTTTCTCATATTCCGGTCAGCAACAAAAGTGAAGTCTACGATGTCACCGGTGCCGGGGATACCGTTGTTGTCACGATGATGCTAGCGCTAGCCGCCGGTGCTTCCTACTATGATGCCGCTTGTTTAGCCAACCTTGCCGCCGGTGTTGTTGTCCGCAAACCAGGGACAGCCACTGCCACCCCGGCAGAACTTAGAACAGCCATTGGAGAATACACACAATGA
- a CDS encoding LPS-assembly protein LptD — protein MPNNNKIILGLLALTIVFSAPHASQAQETPTTQPAQTVTAEQAPQAPKAPIVIEADNLSFSDETGDIRAEGNVVITNQGQKVEAELVNGNAKLSEIWINDEARFSQPDSHLTGHHTLYNYKLKTGSMENVKGKIGRKYVAGDVINIYPEQYVIDHGSTTNCPAKVPDYHVSADKIEIWPGDQMIAYNAKFWIGNKVIFSLPRYRQSIGEGGESSFPRIGYDSEQGIYIKQHIDYPLTNRLSAYANLDYYTKADFKPSFGIIQREENYSIGVAQGHFLDDDDNWIKKEPEFKLTYHPRQLGRMPVSYSFTAIYGKWTDDDKTSWHQEYELYFRHNPIKLNDTMNLYLGTGIEHIRESYDNSSQNIFKFDATVDKRWSERFNTWVGYHYTKNNETLFEYDSDDLSRELVSGFTYKIDKMNTIGVRHSYDLDNKRVEDVDYTWYRNLHCWQAAITYRAERDQIKFDISTTRW, from the coding sequence ATGCCTAATAATAATAAAATTATTCTGGGACTCTTGGCGTTAACCATAGTCTTTAGTGCACCCCATGCCAGCCAGGCGCAAGAAACCCCAACAACCCAACCTGCGCAAACAGTTACTGCGGAGCAAGCCCCACAGGCTCCGAAAGCTCCGATTGTAATAGAAGCCGACAACCTGTCCTTCAGTGATGAAACAGGTGATATTCGCGCAGAGGGAAATGTTGTAATCACCAACCAGGGGCAGAAGGTGGAAGCCGAACTAGTTAACGGCAATGCGAAATTAAGTGAAATCTGGATCAACGACGAAGCTCGTTTTTCCCAGCCTGATTCTCATCTGACAGGTCACCACACTCTGTATAACTACAAGCTGAAAACTGGCAGCATGGAGAATGTCAAAGGGAAAATCGGCCGTAAATATGTTGCCGGGGATGTTATCAACATCTACCCAGAGCAGTATGTCATCGACCACGGATCCACCACCAATTGTCCGGCCAAAGTACCTGACTACCACGTAAGCGCCGATAAAATTGAAATCTGGCCTGGCGATCAAATGATTGCCTATAACGCTAAGTTTTGGATTGGCAATAAGGTTATTTTTTCTTTGCCGAGATACCGGCAGTCTATTGGAGAGGGGGGGGAATCTTCCTTTCCCCGAATCGGCTATGACAGTGAACAGGGGATATATATAAAGCAGCATATTGATTATCCGCTGACTAATAGGCTTTCTGCCTATGCTAATCTTGATTACTATACCAAAGCAGATTTTAAACCGAGCTTTGGTATTATTCAGCGCGAGGAAAATTACTCTATTGGAGTAGCCCAAGGACATTTTCTTGATGACGACGACAACTGGATTAAGAAAGAGCCGGAGTTCAAATTGACCTACCATCCGCGCCAACTGGGGAGGATGCCTGTCAGCTACTCCTTTACGGCCATTTACGGCAAGTGGACAGATGACGATAAAACAAGCTGGCATCAGGAATACGAGTTGTACTTTAGGCACAATCCTATAAAACTGAATGATACTATGAACTTGTATCTGGGAACCGGTATTGAACATATACGTGAAAGCTATGATAACTCTTCGCAAAACATCTTTAAGTTTGATGCTACTGTCGATAAAAGATGGTCTGAACGATTCAATACCTGGGTAGGCTATCATTATACCAAGAACAATGAGACCTTGTTCGAGTATGATAGTGATGATCTTAGCCGTGAGCTTGTTTCCGGCTTCACCTACAAAATTGACAAAATGAATACAATCGGCGTAAGACATAGCTATGACCTGGATAACAAACGCGTAGAGGATGTAGACTACACCTGGTACAGGAATCTTCATTGCTGGCAGGCAGCCATCACCTATCGGGCCGAACGCGACCAAATCAAATTTGACATCAGTACCACCCGCTGGTAA
- a CDS encoding S-layer homology domain-containing protein, with protein sequence MKRQTAMALAAVFAMSVAGTALAAPANPFVDVPAKHWSYDAVSKLAQAGVVSGYGDGTYKGDKTMTRYEMATIIAKAMANSEKADAETQKTIDALAAEYGAELNNLGVRVDNLEKKVGNVKFDGDVRFRYNNTDKDSAGKSSDLKARARIYAHGAINEDWTANIRYEAFENMRESGTSNADNRFDILNVQGPLLGTKATLGRFDVVPVYGTVIDSFVDGAKFEFGKKLKTTLIYGKEDNKMGGVELDGAGNITDAGIADVNLAFVGLGYATSKATNLNAAYYHADLTNKDSLSGNFWDGAENTLKIWELGFDTKVAKNLVLQASYAKSDADEQDTAYQAGLWFKGANKQNKGSFGTWATYLNVEQAATIDSTWMVSNTFGGDGFKGVEVGFGYVPQKNILLKALYFDGETNNAVAELDKVDLKKFRAQVEFFF encoded by the coding sequence ATGAAAAGACAAACCGCTATGGCTCTTGCAGCAGTATTTGCAATGAGCGTTGCCGGCACCGCGCTGGCAGCACCTGCTAACCCGTTCGTTGATGTTCCCGCAAAACACTGGTCCTATGACGCAGTTTCCAAGCTTGCCCAAGCCGGCGTAGTATCCGGTTATGGCGACGGCACCTACAAAGGTGACAAAACTATGACCCGTTATGAAATGGCTACCATCATTGCTAAAGCTATGGCTAACAGCGAAAAAGCCGATGCTGAAACTCAAAAAACCATCGACGCTCTGGCTGCTGAATATGGTGCAGAACTGAACAACCTGGGTGTTCGCGTTGACAACCTTGAAAAGAAAGTTGGCAATGTTAAGTTTGACGGCGATGTTCGTTTCCGCTATAATAATACTGATAAAGACTCTGCTGGAAAAAGCAGTGACTTAAAAGCACGTGCCCGTATATACGCTCATGGTGCTATCAATGAAGATTGGACTGCCAATATCCGCTACGAAGCATTCGAAAATATGAGAGAATCAGGAACCAGTAACGCGGATAATAGGTTTGATATCCTTAACGTACAAGGTCCTCTTTTGGGAACTAAGGCAACCCTTGGTCGTTTTGATGTAGTTCCTGTATACGGTACTGTTATTGATAGCTTTGTTGACGGCGCGAAATTCGAGTTTGGCAAAAAGTTGAAAACCACTCTGATATACGGTAAAGAAGATAACAAAATGGGTGGAGTAGAACTTGATGGCGCTGGAAATATCACTGATGCTGGGATAGCCGATGTTAATCTTGCTTTTGTTGGATTAGGTTATGCCACTTCGAAAGCTACCAACCTTAATGCTGCTTACTATCATGCTGATCTTACTAATAAGGACAGTCTTAGTGGGAATTTCTGGGATGGAGCTGAGAATACTCTTAAAATATGGGAACTTGGTTTCGACACTAAGGTAGCCAAAAATTTGGTTCTTCAAGCTTCTTATGCTAAATCTGATGCAGACGAACAAGACACTGCTTATCAGGCAGGTCTCTGGTTCAAAGGCGCTAATAAACAAAACAAAGGCTCCTTCGGCACTTGGGCAACTTATCTGAATGTTGAACAGGCTGCAACTATTGATTCCACTTGGATGGTCAGCAATACCTTTGGCGGCGATGGCTTCAAAGGCGTAGAAGTAGGCTTTGGTTATGTTCCACAAAAGAACATTCTTCTCAAGGCTCTGTATTTCGATGGCGAAACCAACAATGCTGTCGCCGAACTCGATAAAGTTGATTTGAAAAAATTCCGTGCCCAAGTAGAATTCTTCTTCTAA
- a CDS encoding S-layer homology domain-containing protein yields MKRQTAMALAAVFAMSVAGTALAAPANPFVDVPAKHWSYDAVTKLAQAGVVSGYGDGTYKGDKTMTRYEMATIIAKAMANSEKADAETQKTIDALAAEYGAELNNLGVRVDNLEKKVGNVKFSGEIRARYEHAELKNSGVKGSNMGQTMRARLNVNAQINEDWAFTGRFSGEEDVRASGTDSDAEMDHLYLTGKAGVFDVTAGRFDAVPAYGIALDDYVEGAMVSFGNKLRVDLFAGNQEYTSDPGQDDLYIANLGYAFSDKLNAKGAYFHIDSQDGEKVKLYEVGLDYQFNPNVNLSGVYLKSDTDEQDKGFFTQLSYKGSDVEHAGSFGVWANYRDLEKNTVLSSTLDTGILDDGEGGKGYEIGFDYVLKKNILWTTSYTDLEGTINKKDKGEFFRSEIEFFF; encoded by the coding sequence ATGAAAAGACAAACCGCTATGGCTCTTGCAGCAGTATTTGCGATGAGCGTTGCCGGCACCGCGCTGGCAGCACCTGCCAATCCGTTTGTTGACGTTCCTGCAAAACACTGGTCCTATGACGCTGTTACCAAGCTTGCCCAAGCCGGTGTAGTATCCGGTTATGGCGACGGCACCTACAAAGGTGACAAAACCATGACCCGTTATGAAATGGCTACCATCATCGCTAAAGCTATGGCTAACAGTGAAAAAGCCGATGCTGAAACTCAAAAAACTATCGACGCTCTTGCTGCTGAATACGGCGCAGAACTGAATAACTTGGGTGTTCGTGTGGACAACCTGGAGAAGAAAGTTGGTAATGTTAAATTCTCCGGAGAAATTCGAGCCAGATATGAGCATGCAGAGTTGAAAAATAGTGGGGTAAAAGGCAGCAACATGGGCCAAACCATGCGGGCCCGGCTGAATGTAAATGCGCAAATTAATGAAGACTGGGCATTTACAGGAAGATTTTCGGGTGAAGAAGATGTAAGAGCCAGTGGCACTGATAGCGATGCTGAAATGGATCACTTATACCTGACCGGCAAGGCGGGAGTCTTCGATGTTACAGCCGGTCGCTTTGACGCTGTTCCTGCTTATGGCATTGCCCTTGATGATTATGTCGAAGGCGCCATGGTCAGCTTTGGCAATAAGCTCAGGGTAGACCTGTTTGCCGGTAATCAAGAATATACATCAGATCCCGGTCAGGATGACCTCTATATTGCCAACCTGGGCTATGCATTCAGTGATAAATTGAACGCCAAAGGCGCGTATTTCCATATTGATTCCCAGGATGGTGAAAAAGTGAAGCTGTATGAAGTAGGCTTGGATTATCAATTTAATCCTAACGTCAATCTCAGCGGCGTATACTTGAAAAGCGATACCGATGAACAGGATAAAGGCTTCTTCACGCAGCTTTCCTATAAAGGGTCGGATGTCGAACATGCAGGCAGCTTTGGCGTTTGGGCCAACTATCGCGATCTTGAAAAGAATACCGTGCTTTCCTCCACTCTCGATACCGGCATTCTGGATGATGGCGAAGGCGGCAAGGGGTATGAAATCGGCTTTGATTATGTGCTGAAGAAAAATATCCTGTGGACTACCTCGTATACTGATTTGGAAGGTACAATCAATAAAAAAGATAAAGGTGAATTCTTCAGAAGCGAAATAGAATTCTTCTTCTAA
- a CDS encoding pre-16S rRNA-processing nuclease YqgF yields MAEDMVVAIDPGREKCGLAVVHKEQGIICKTIIATPGLAAAAANLAATYKLTTVIIGSSTTSATAREELDTIRINGHKLTVIPVNEYRSTDEARKRYWRDNPPQGLKRFIPTTLQVPPVPVDDYAAVILAERYFADQL; encoded by the coding sequence GTGGCGGAAGATATGGTGGTAGCCATCGACCCGGGCAGGGAAAAATGCGGCTTGGCTGTAGTACATAAAGAACAGGGCATTATCTGCAAAACCATTATTGCAACCCCTGGACTAGCCGCTGCTGCAGCTAACCTGGCTGCAACCTATAAGCTCACCACTGTAATTATTGGCAGTAGTACCACATCGGCCACCGCTCGGGAAGAACTTGATACAATTCGAATAAACGGCCACAAGCTAACTGTAATTCCTGTTAATGAATACCGTTCCACCGATGAGGCCCGCAAACGTTACTGGCGCGATAATCCGCCCCAGGGCCTGAAACGTTTCATCCCCACCACTTTGCAAGTGCCGCCGGTCCCGGTGGACGATTACGCTGCCGTGATTCTGGCTGAACGATATTTTGCCGATCAGCTATAA
- a CDS encoding glycosyltransferase family 9 protein produces the protein MHDQIESILMIRRGAIGDIIFTLPAYYLLRANFPNSKISFLVKENYAQVLKGFPGLDEVWVTQNKSENVLKLWKAGNDILDKVKNSKFQLAIDFSGNSGNAVLLWLSGIKHRWGSIKSSNTLRERLYTNTAVRLSSLASSVSDLPDLHRIDQNLLLLKKGGLTCFPVKNEYIIPPENQEKANTLFSNWGLSLQKPVVFIQPFTGDGIAGKAWPLERYAILAEYWRTQGLQVIFGGGPEDREKLNAVAEQFPVAAGQTDFVTTVGLTTLSSIVIGGDTGLMHAALAAGKRTVMLVGPTDHRRIGPYRHLEWAIRPQQGKFVADISIEQVISATKTALDEVSIR, from the coding sequence GTGCACGATCAGATAGAGAGCATCCTGATGATCCGGCGAGGCGCTATCGGGGATATTATTTTTACTCTTCCTGCGTATTACCTGTTGCGGGCTAATTTTCCGAACAGCAAAATCAGTTTTTTGGTGAAGGAAAACTATGCTCAGGTTTTAAAAGGATTTCCCGGTCTTGACGAGGTTTGGGTTACTCAAAATAAAAGTGAAAATGTTTTAAAGCTTTGGAAAGCAGGCAACGACATACTAGATAAAGTAAAAAATAGTAAATTTCAATTGGCAATAGATTTTTCCGGCAATAGCGGCAATGCGGTTTTACTGTGGCTGAGCGGCATAAAGCATCGCTGGGGCTCGATTAAATCCAGCAATACGCTGCGCGAGCGGTTGTATACTAATACAGCCGTCAGACTTTCTTCGCTGGCTTCTTCCGTCAGCGATTTGCCTGACCTGCATCGGATTGACCAAAATCTGCTGCTGCTGAAAAAAGGCGGCTTAACCTGCTTTCCAGTTAAGAATGAATATATCATCCCACCGGAAAATCAGGAAAAAGCAAACACGCTGTTTAGTAATTGGGGACTATCCTTGCAAAAACCGGTTGTATTTATTCAGCCGTTTACCGGTGACGGCATTGCCGGTAAGGCCTGGCCGTTAGAGCGGTATGCTATCTTAGCGGAGTATTGGAGAACTCAGGGCTTGCAAGTGATCTTTGGCGGCGGACCGGAAGATCGGGAAAAACTGAACGCCGTTGCGGAGCAGTTTCCGGTAGCGGCCGGGCAAACCGACTTTGTCACAACTGTCGGGCTGACGACACTATCCTCAATCGTTATCGGCGGCGATACCGGTTTAATGCATGCGGCATTGGCGGCAGGCAAGCGTACGGTTATGCTGGTTGGTCCAACCGACCACCGCCGTATTGGCCCTTACCGGCATCTTGAATGGGCGATAAGACCACAGCAAGGAAAGTTTGTAGCAGATATCAGCATAGAACAGGTGATATCTGCTACAAAAACTGCACTGGATGAGGTATCGATAAGATGA
- a CDS encoding S-layer homology domain-containing protein — protein sequence MNKRLLKLAVTSALTVAFAVPAFANPFSDVPAKHWAYDAVNKLAQAGVVTGYEDGTFKGDKTVSRYEMASIVAAAMQKDLNSDQKETVDQLSKEFATELNSMGIKVEAIDKKVDNMVKISGDARVRYGASDSYDNTDFRARVSFDGKINDNLKFNARLTSDNMNYNDDFTTKTGIKLDTANVSFDALGLTNTIGRQDLVLGNGFLHDAAMTGIASEIGNLKLFAGHLKDSNEVYGAEYGMKLGAADITADYVKYDTATNDVDVYGANVGIKLTNSVTALGEFYNVDQGNTDANAAAYGLKFNKLGLTALYRDVEDGANSAYSGMHNDIQTLKDEDGYKGLEVRYDRALAKNTTLNLKYQDFEKQDGTEIDGGARTQAAINVKF from the coding sequence ATGAACAAAAGACTTCTTAAACTAGCTGTAACCAGCGCTCTCACCGTAGCCTTCGCTGTTCCTGCTTTCGCTAACCCCTTCTCCGATGTTCCTGCAAAACACTGGGCTTATGATGCAGTAAACAAATTGGCGCAAGCCGGTGTGGTAACAGGCTATGAAGATGGTACCTTCAAAGGTGACAAAACCGTCAGCCGTTACGAAATGGCTTCCATTGTTGCTGCTGCTATGCAAAAGGACCTCAACAGCGACCAAAAAGAAACTGTGGATCAACTGTCCAAAGAATTTGCTACCGAACTGAACAGCATGGGTATCAAAGTAGAAGCTATTGACAAAAAAGTTGACAACATGGTTAAAATTTCCGGTGACGCTCGTGTACGTTATGGCGCCAGCGACAGCTATGACAACACTGATTTCCGTGCCCGTGTAAGCTTTGACGGCAAAATCAACGACAACCTGAAATTCAATGCCCGTCTGACTAGCGACAACATGAACTATAACGACGACTTCACTACCAAAACCGGTATCAAACTTGACACCGCCAATGTAAGCTTCGACGCTCTTGGCCTGACTAACACCATTGGCCGTCAGGACCTGGTACTTGGCAATGGCTTCCTGCATGACGCTGCGATGACTGGTATTGCTTCCGAAATCGGTAACCTGAAACTGTTTGCCGGTCATTTGAAAGACAGCAACGAAGTATATGGTGCTGAATACGGTATGAAACTGGGCGCAGCTGATATTACTGCCGACTATGTAAAATATGACACAGCAACCAATGATGTAGATGTGTATGGCGCTAACGTAGGCATTAAGCTGACCAACAGCGTAACTGCCCTTGGCGAATTCTACAATGTTGACCAAGGCAACACTGACGCCAATGCTGCCGCTTATGGCCTGAAATTCAACAAGCTTGGCCTGACTGCCCTGTACCGTGACGTAGAAGACGGCGCTAACTCCGCATACTCCGGTATGCACAATGATATCCAGACCCTCAAAGACGAAGACGGTTACAAAGGTCTTGAAGTAAGATATGACCGCGCACTTGCTAAAAACACTACTTTGAACCTTAAATACCAAGACTTCGAAAAACAAGACGGTACTGAAATCGACGGTGGTGCTCGTACTCAGGCTGCCATCAACGTTAAATTCTAA
- a CDS encoding DUF3084 domain-containing protein, with the protein MYGLALIAIIAVMGGAIAYIGDKLGTKVGKKKLSIFGLRPKHTSIIVTIVTGILISAATLGLMTAVSWDVRTALFGMEELKAQLVFLNSEVGSKTQELELSRAELETKTAEYTAVSTKVKETVDQLNRSKAELNEVTSERDKASAALAVLQTDYAAARRDLVAYQQNIKSLQATKQELDDRVAGLTTTIDELNTAKTELQSDLDHLNEVATNLKQGLQIAKEGTVVFRTGEVLATTVVEGGNGPEDTAGALGEAIYKTNAMLLDKLNVADKKLEILWVARADFEQAAALIAQTNQEVIVRISAVGNTVYGEPVIGRLELFPNHLIYRKDETVYREVVTMTGEPQQAEETVMAFLQQVNMAAVKKGILPDPIQGTVGSMSGSELFENINKVGRHRGKIELSAVTEQDTYTVGPIRIKIGIKSVP; encoded by the coding sequence ATGTATGGTTTGGCATTGATTGCTATAATTGCCGTGATGGGCGGAGCCATTGCCTATATTGGCGACAAACTAGGCACCAAAGTGGGAAAGAAAAAACTCAGTATCTTTGGTCTCAGGCCCAAGCACACCTCAATTATTGTTACCATTGTTACCGGGATTCTGATTTCAGCCGCTACTCTGGGCTTAATGACGGCTGTATCCTGGGATGTCCGTACGGCGCTGTTTGGCATGGAAGAGCTCAAAGCCCAACTGGTATTCCTAAACAGCGAAGTAGGTTCAAAAACCCAGGAACTAGAACTAAGCCGCGCCGAGCTTGAAACCAAAACGGCTGAATATACAGCCGTCAGCACCAAGGTCAAAGAAACCGTTGACCAGTTAAACCGCAGCAAGGCTGAGCTGAACGAAGTAACCAGCGAACGTGACAAGGCTTCGGCTGCTTTAGCGGTGCTCCAGACAGATTATGCCGCAGCCCGGCGTGATTTAGTCGCCTACCAGCAGAATATCAAAAGCCTGCAGGCCACCAAACAAGAATTGGATGACCGCGTTGCCGGTCTTACTACTACAATAGATGAACTGAACACCGCCAAAACAGAACTGCAAAGTGACCTTGACCATTTGAACGAAGTGGCGACAAATCTCAAACAAGGCCTCCAAATTGCCAAAGAAGGCACCGTGGTATTCCGTACCGGTGAAGTATTGGCCACCACCGTGGTGGAGGGCGGCAATGGGCCGGAGGATACCGCCGGAGCATTAGGTGAAGCTATCTACAAAACCAATGCTATGCTTCTGGATAAACTTAATGTAGCTGACAAGAAACTGGAAATATTATGGGTTGCCCGTGCCGACTTCGAACAAGCAGCGGCTTTGATTGCCCAAACCAACCAGGAGGTCATTGTCCGTATCTCGGCAGTAGGCAACACCGTATACGGCGAACCGGTTATCGGCCGTCTGGAACTGTTCCCCAACCACCTCATTTACCGCAAAGATGAGACCGTCTACCGTGAAGTGGTTACCATGACAGGTGAGCCGCAACAGGCTGAAGAAACCGTCATGGCGTTCCTGCAGCAAGTTAATATGGCCGCTGTCAAAAAAGGCATCCTGCCTGACCCCATCCAAGGAACAGTCGGCAGTATGAGCGGCTCCGAACTGTTTGAAAACATCAACAAAGTCGGGCGGCACCGCGGCAAGATCGAGCTTTCTGCCGTAACCGAACAGGACACTTACACCGTCGGACCTATACGAATCAAAATTGGCATTAAAAGCGTTCCATAA